ATTAAATCCAACTCTTTCATCTTCAAATTTAGGCCATAAAATTCCTGGAGTATCTAAAAGTTCTAATCCTTCTTTTATTCTAACCCATTGTTTTCCTCTAGTATATCCTGGCATATTTCCTACACCAGCACTATTTTTACCAACAATTCTATTAATTAATCTTGATTTTCCAACATTTGGAATTCCAGCTACCATCAATCTTGTATTTACTTTTTTTAAACCTTTTTTCATCATTTTTTCTTTTTTTTCAGAAGCTACTTTATCTATTATAGAATAAAGTCTTCTCATATTAAAACCTGTTTCAGCACTTAATTCTAGTACTTCATCAGCATCATTATGTTTTATAAAGTAATCTCTCCATTGATTTATCTCTTCTTTATTTACTAAATCTGATTTATTTATTACTATTATTCTTTTTTTTCCTTTAGCAAATACAGAAATATCTGGATTTCTACTTG
This DNA window, taken from Fusobacterium perfoetens ATCC 29250, encodes the following:
- the ylqF gene encoding ribosome biogenesis GTPase YlqF, encoding MSMTKINWYPGHMKKTKDMIKENMPLIDIVLEVVDARIPISSRNPDISVFAKGKKRIIVINKSDLVNKEEINQWRDYFIKHNDADEVLELSAETGFNMRRLYSIIDKVASEKKEKMMKKGLKKVNTRLMVAGIPNVGKSRLINRIVGKNSAGVGNMPGYTRGKQWVRIKEGLELLDTPGILWPKFEDERVGFNLAISGAIKDDILPIDDVACKFLDKMIAYGLKENLKERYKLLDEDFEGVAGNIIENIAYRMNMIQKGGSLNTHQAVLTLLRDYRAGKLGKFGLDREILNEKE